The following nucleotide sequence is from Leptolyngbya sp. SIO1E4.
ATATGGGCACTTTATTTCTTACATTTTTTGGGATCCAAAGCTTATATATAGGTTTCATAGGTATTCTTGTTTTAGGCTTAATTGGAGGGAGCATATTAGGCATATCTTCAATGTTATCTGGATTTTGGTTCATCTCTTGTGGAGTCTCCTTGATTCAAGTAGGAAGTTGGAGGTGGGCTGGAAGTTGGTCAACTTTTGGCATAGTGATTTTGTCTTTGTTTTTCTCAGGAGCTAGTATTTATACTCTCTTCTTGACATTTACAGACTCAAATCAAGCTTCTAGCCTTATTCTGCTCACATTGCTCAGTCTGTCTATTTCAGTAGAAATAGTTGTTTCAATTGTTGTTTTGACAATTTCAATTAATCTTATTGCTTCAATATCAAAAGCCTGGTCTTATGCAGTAGGTGTAGTATGGCCTGTTTCTGTGACCTTCACTGTTACATCCTCTTTGAGAGTTAGTGATTTCGGTTTCTTAGGAGAAGTTATTCAAATTACCCCAGCTTTAGCGTCAATCATATTTGCAGTGTGGGTTGCCAAACTAGCGAGTTTTGGAGATGAAAGATTTGCCTTCATTCAGCAAGCAACTTCCTTCTTGAGTTCGTTTGCTGGCACTAACTTTAAAGATGCCGATCTAACTGAAGCAGATTTTACTCAAGCTATCCTTGAAGGAGGCAACTTCCGAAGTTCAAATCTGACGAGAACTTGCTGGTCTCAAGTGAAACAGCTTCATCAGGCTTTCTTCACAGAGCCTTACTTAAGTTGCTCTGCAGTAAGAGAGCTTTTGGTTACTGGTTCCAGTATTGGAGGAAATTTTGATTTCTTGTCTTTAGAAGGCATAAACTTACGCAATGCTAACTTAGAGAATGCTAGTTTCTTTCGCTCTGATCTAAGCCGCGCAAATTTGCAGGATGCTAATTTGTGCGGAGCAATGCTGAAATGGACCAAACTAGATAAAGCAGATCTAAGTGGCGCAAGTTTGACAGGCACTTGCATTGAAAATTGGAAACTCTCTTCAACAAAATTAGACGGAATTGATTGTGATTTTATTTATATGAATGCTTTACCTGAGACAAAGCAGTACACTAATCGCTTGCCTGGAGATAATGACATTTTTGAGAGAGGCGAATTCGCTGACTTTGCTAAATAAATCTAACTCAGCTTTTTAGAAATTTTGTTAGTAACTATTAGCTTGAATATCTCCCAATCATCTTCAGTTTCAAAAAACCGCTTAGGAAATAGAAAAGCTTGATTATTTGCTACATATAGTAGCAATAAATCCTGTAGTTCTCGATAGCTTATAAATGCCTCCCAAGAATATTCGGATTTAGAGTATTTCGAATTCAATTTAAGCCCTTTTCTGTGTACATATCCAGATATTTGAGAGTTGATAAGTCTATTAGATTTAAATACCCTTTTCATATTTAGTAGAAGTACTAAAACAAACAAAAGTAATAATAACGCAGGTAGAAAAAAGGTTCCAATAAAGATTGTAATAATTTCCGAAGTAGTTCTTGATTCAGAAGTAAATATCCTTAACGAAGGTAGCCCTAAAGGAATAGCCAAAATTGTAACAACTGTCCATAAAATTTTTGATAGATGAGCTCGCTGAAAATTCCAAAAGTCTTTTGCTTCTAGATGACCATTAAACTCAATTTTATCATCTTCAATTTCCAGTTTCTTTAACGTGTTAATATCTTGTTTATCCCTCAGTTCGAGATAGGTTGTCCCCTTAAATACTAATGTCCCGTGAACCAGTAGTAATGGGTTCACAAAAGTGAGCAAAGATAGTAAAAATATTGTCTTGCTTAGGTTCGACAGGTTGATTATTAAAAGCAAAGCCAGTGAAGAGTAAACGCAAAAAAAGATGACTCCATTCTGAATAATTCGTCCAAAATTTTTCTTAGTTATGTCCCAACTATGTCTAAACGATTCTATAGCAGGAAAATTTTCTTC
It contains:
- a CDS encoding pentapeptide repeat-containing protein, with protein sequence MGHFLPPGFNKGYLFSQDVAQKRVDAFENRFGELHLIFACHAVFPVAFSFELIHDIWVNFYSDIHKKKLGIPEIVIADFLLSDLCHQSDNELYEVDIEIRNILLERLRNDHRFGCIRIRELAEFLSNYIYKELADEHNELYSLAEAQWLTSLAYNRPHKAAYEIVLKYMKISKNDKAELLRMYSLLEMLKEPLFDEFQALFVYSEAMRLFAFGQIDQAAKMIKAITGSNKQVRIAGVTLILAKEIEDKIETLNSGGRENYSHADLQGKSFSRKDLTGADFSYTNLRGADFTGAILKNANFRYSKLGLKTSWIIVFIIFSSCALMAVSFLLSIIGFSLENSIFKTDFLFTLGSLLITLFFIPRRGIEPNMGTLFLTFFGIQSLYIGFIGILVLGLIGGSILGISSMLSGFWFISCGVSLIQVGSWRWAGSWSTFGIVILSLFFSGASIYTLFLTFTDSNQASSLILLTLLSLSISVEIVVSIVVLTISINLIASISKAWSYAVGVVWPVSVTFTVTSSLRVSDFGFLGEVIQITPALASIIFAVWVAKLASFGDERFAFIQQATSFLSSFAGTNFKDADLTEADFTQAILEGGNFRSSNLTRTCWSQVKQLHQAFFTEPYLSCSAVRELLVTGSSIGGNFDFLSLEGINLRNANLENASFFRSDLSRANLQDANLCGAMLKWTKLDKADLSGASLTGTCIENWKLSSTKLDGIDCDFIYMNALPETKQYTNRLPGDNDIFERGEFADFAK
- a CDS encoding YcxB family protein gives rise to the protein MEIKSLSPKYIFKKSFLLTKDIYYQLLLLCIPTFLIFTLWIHKPSPFVAVASLLTFSYFTLASTLYILGKINSYDKGIYEILVKSRNLFPRVLLWKFLTICILTPAFGLFIIPGIYLSCRFVFSFFLIAEENFPAIESFRHSWDITKKNFGRIIQNGVIFFCVYSSLALLLIINLSNLSKTIFLLSLLTFVNPLLLVHGTLVFKGTTYLELRDKQDINTLKKLEIEDDKIEFNGHLEAKDFWNFQRAHLSKILWTVVTILAIPLGLPSLRIFTSESRTTSEIITIFIGTFFLPALLLLLFVLVLLLNMKRVFKSNRLINSQISGYVHRKGLKLNSKYSKSEYSWEAFISYRELQDLLLLYVANNQAFLFPKRFFETEDDWEIFKLIVTNKISKKLS